In Quercus lobata isolate SW786 chromosome 12, ValleyOak3.0 Primary Assembly, whole genome shotgun sequence, a genomic segment contains:
- the LOC115971940 gene encoding stress-response A/B barrel domain-containing protein UP3 isoform X3 has protein sequence MLIQAPTPSPTSTFLIHQPLFPRSASLNVSRVNGVMNTWSSRRELSRRMVVSAADDQSNSTANSERKRKVVEHICLLKTKENLTDEEEKDMLDYLYTTQYQMRGIVAISLGRISEENLENYTHAVYMRFQIKEDLAKFYENPFYLGVLKKHVMPYCHGLINVDYEAEVEDDILPIFRKGEEFNYGVEFVLLISFVDNAFGVPVQHALASLARLTHGFPSLIVQSTQGLNCNPSNKEFTHGVVIRFRSLEAFEIFVGSSEYKEG, from the exons ATGCTGATTCAAGCTCCAACCCCGTCTCCCACTTCCACTTTTCTCATCCACCAACCATTATTCCCGCGCTCCGCTTCTTTAAACG TTTCTCGAGTGAATGGAGTGATGAACACGTGGTCTTCAAGGCGGGAACTGAGTCGGCGAATGGTGGTTTCCGCTGCGGACGACCAAAGTAACTCAACCGCCAATTCGGAGCGGAAAAG AAAAGTTGTGGAACATATATGTCTGCTCAAAACCAAGGAGAATTTAACTGATGAGGAAGAGAAGGATATGTTGGATTATCTTTATACAACCCAATATCAAATGAGAGGCATTGTTGCAATATCATTAG GACGTATCTCagaagaaaatcttgaaaattacACCCATGCTGTCTACATGCGTttccaaataaaagaagatCTTGCAAAGTTTTATGAGAACCCTTTCTACTTGGGAGTTCTCAAAAAGCATGTTATGCCTTACTGTCAT GGTCTAATCAATGTGGATTACGAAGCTGAAGTAGAAGATGATATCCTTCCCATCTTTAGGAAAGGAGAG GAGTTCAATTATGGTGTAGAGTTTGTGCTTTTGATTTCATTTGTTGATAATGCATTTGGTGTACCCGTACAACATGCATTGGCTTCTCTGGCAAGGCTGACACATGGATTTCCGTCATTAATTGTCCAATCTACTCAAG GTTTGAATTGTAATCCCAGCAATAAGGAATTTACACATGGAGTAGTGATACGATTTCGGTCCC TCGAGGCCTTTGAGATATTTGTGGGCAGCTCAGAATACAAAGAA GGCTGA
- the LOC115971940 gene encoding uncharacterized protein LOC115971940 isoform X2, producing the protein MLIQAPTPSPTSTFLIHQPLFPRSASLNVSRVNGVMNTWSSRRELSRRMVVSAADDQSNSTANSERKRKVVEHICLLKTKENLTDEEEKDMLDYLYTTQYQMRGIVAISLGRISEENLENYTHAVYMRFQIKEDLAKFYENPFYLGVLKKHVMPYCHGLINVDYEAEVEDDILPIFRKGEEFNYGVEFVLLISFVDNAFGVPVQHALASLARLTHGFPSLIVQSTQVEAFEIFVGSSEYKEMWRSEFQPITQKTLSIHFSVDPLSTEIM; encoded by the exons ATGCTGATTCAAGCTCCAACCCCGTCTCCCACTTCCACTTTTCTCATCCACCAACCATTATTCCCGCGCTCCGCTTCTTTAAACG TTTCTCGAGTGAATGGAGTGATGAACACGTGGTCTTCAAGGCGGGAACTGAGTCGGCGAATGGTGGTTTCCGCTGCGGACGACCAAAGTAACTCAACCGCCAATTCGGAGCGGAAAAG AAAAGTTGTGGAACATATATGTCTGCTCAAAACCAAGGAGAATTTAACTGATGAGGAAGAGAAGGATATGTTGGATTATCTTTATACAACCCAATATCAAATGAGAGGCATTGTTGCAATATCATTAG GACGTATCTCagaagaaaatcttgaaaattacACCCATGCTGTCTACATGCGTttccaaataaaagaagatCTTGCAAAGTTTTATGAGAACCCTTTCTACTTGGGAGTTCTCAAAAAGCATGTTATGCCTTACTGTCAT GGTCTAATCAATGTGGATTACGAAGCTGAAGTAGAAGATGATATCCTTCCCATCTTTAGGAAAGGAGAG GAGTTCAATTATGGTGTAGAGTTTGTGCTTTTGATTTCATTTGTTGATAATGCATTTGGTGTACCCGTACAACATGCATTGGCTTCTCTGGCAAGGCTGACACATGGATTTCCGTCATTAATTGTCCAATCTACTCAAG TCGAGGCCTTTGAGATATTTGTGGGCAGCTCAGAATACAAAGAA ATGTGGAGGTCTGAGTTCCAGCCAATCACCCAGAAAACACTTTCTATTCATTTTTCTGTTGATCCACTGAGCACTGAGATCATGTAG
- the LOC115971940 gene encoding uncharacterized protein LOC115971940 isoform X4, whose translation MLIQAPTPSPTSTFLIHQPLFPRSASLNVSRVNGVMNTWSSRRELSRRMVVSAADDQSNSTANSERKRKVVEHICLLKTKENLTDEEEKDMLDYLYTTQYQMRGIVAISLGRISEENLENYTHAVYMRFQIKEDLAKFYENPFYLGVLKKHVMPYCHGLINVDYEAEVEDDILPIFRKGEEFNYGVEFVLLISFVDNAFGVPVQHALASLARLTHGFPSLIVQSTQGLNCNPSNKEFTHGVVIRFRRGL comes from the exons ATGCTGATTCAAGCTCCAACCCCGTCTCCCACTTCCACTTTTCTCATCCACCAACCATTATTCCCGCGCTCCGCTTCTTTAAACG TTTCTCGAGTGAATGGAGTGATGAACACGTGGTCTTCAAGGCGGGAACTGAGTCGGCGAATGGTGGTTTCCGCTGCGGACGACCAAAGTAACTCAACCGCCAATTCGGAGCGGAAAAG AAAAGTTGTGGAACATATATGTCTGCTCAAAACCAAGGAGAATTTAACTGATGAGGAAGAGAAGGATATGTTGGATTATCTTTATACAACCCAATATCAAATGAGAGGCATTGTTGCAATATCATTAG GACGTATCTCagaagaaaatcttgaaaattacACCCATGCTGTCTACATGCGTttccaaataaaagaagatCTTGCAAAGTTTTATGAGAACCCTTTCTACTTGGGAGTTCTCAAAAAGCATGTTATGCCTTACTGTCAT GGTCTAATCAATGTGGATTACGAAGCTGAAGTAGAAGATGATATCCTTCCCATCTTTAGGAAAGGAGAG GAGTTCAATTATGGTGTAGAGTTTGTGCTTTTGATTTCATTTGTTGATAATGCATTTGGTGTACCCGTACAACATGCATTGGCTTCTCTGGCAAGGCTGACACATGGATTTCCGTCATTAATTGTCCAATCTACTCAAG GTTTGAATTGTAATCCCAGCAATAAGGAATTTACACATGGAGTAGTGATACGATTTCG TCGAGGCCTTTGA
- the LOC115971940 gene encoding stress-response A/B barrel domain-containing protein UP3 isoform X1, protein MLIQAPTPSPTSTFLIHQPLFPRSASLNVSRVNGVMNTWSSRRELSRRMVVSAADDQSNSTANSERKRKVVEHICLLKTKENLTDEEEKDMLDYLYTTQYQMRGIVAISLGRISEENLENYTHAVYMRFQIKEDLAKFYENPFYLGVLKKHVMPYCHGLINVDYEAEVEDDILPIFRKGEEFNYGVEFVLLISFVDNAFGVPVQHALASLARLTHGFPSLIVQSTQGLNCNPSNKEFTHGVVIRFRSLEAFEIFVGSSEYKEMWRSEFQPITQKTLSIHFSVDPLSTEIM, encoded by the exons ATGCTGATTCAAGCTCCAACCCCGTCTCCCACTTCCACTTTTCTCATCCACCAACCATTATTCCCGCGCTCCGCTTCTTTAAACG TTTCTCGAGTGAATGGAGTGATGAACACGTGGTCTTCAAGGCGGGAACTGAGTCGGCGAATGGTGGTTTCCGCTGCGGACGACCAAAGTAACTCAACCGCCAATTCGGAGCGGAAAAG AAAAGTTGTGGAACATATATGTCTGCTCAAAACCAAGGAGAATTTAACTGATGAGGAAGAGAAGGATATGTTGGATTATCTTTATACAACCCAATATCAAATGAGAGGCATTGTTGCAATATCATTAG GACGTATCTCagaagaaaatcttgaaaattacACCCATGCTGTCTACATGCGTttccaaataaaagaagatCTTGCAAAGTTTTATGAGAACCCTTTCTACTTGGGAGTTCTCAAAAAGCATGTTATGCCTTACTGTCAT GGTCTAATCAATGTGGATTACGAAGCTGAAGTAGAAGATGATATCCTTCCCATCTTTAGGAAAGGAGAG GAGTTCAATTATGGTGTAGAGTTTGTGCTTTTGATTTCATTTGTTGATAATGCATTTGGTGTACCCGTACAACATGCATTGGCTTCTCTGGCAAGGCTGACACATGGATTTCCGTCATTAATTGTCCAATCTACTCAAG GTTTGAATTGTAATCCCAGCAATAAGGAATTTACACATGGAGTAGTGATACGATTTCGGTCCC TCGAGGCCTTTGAGATATTTGTGGGCAGCTCAGAATACAAAGAA ATGTGGAGGTCTGAGTTCCAGCCAATCACCCAGAAAACACTTTCTATTCATTTTTCTGTTGATCCACTGAGCACTGAGATCATGTAG
- the LOC115972107 gene encoding transcription initiation factor IIE subunit beta-like, producing the protein MALQEQLDRFKKQQEKCQSTLTSIAASNKVTSHKFTPAPAAPSVSARAPAPAVKFSNDTERLQHINSIRKAPVGAQIKRVIDLLLETRLAYTPEQINDAVYVDINSNKAVFDSLRNNLKVHYDGKRFSYKSKHDLKDKSQLLYLVRKFPEGIAVIDLKDAYPTVMEDLQALKAAGQIWLLSNFDSQEDIAYPNDPRVPIKVDDDLKLLFRGIELPRDMIDIERDLQKNGMKPATNTAQRRARSEVQGMSSKPKPKKKKHEITKRTKLTNAHLPELFRNLTDNKS; encoded by the exons ATGGCATTACAAGAGCAATTAGATAGATTCAAGAAGCAGCAAGAGAAGTGCCAGTCAACCCTCACAAGCATTGCTGCATCTAATAAGGTGACAAGTCATAAATTTACGCCAGCGCCAGCAGCACCGTCAGTCAGTGCAAGAGCCCCCGCTCCTGCtgtcaaattttcaaatgataCAGAGAGACTTCAACATATCAACAGTATCCGGAAAGCCCCTGTAGGAGCCCAAATCAAGCGTGTTATAGATCTCCTGCTGGAG ACAAGGCTAGCCTATACACCTGAACAAATAAATGATGCCGTTTATGTTGATATCAATTCCAACAAAGCTGTATTTGATAGTTTGAGGAATAACCTGAAAGTCCACTATGATGGAAAACGTTTCTCTTACAAG TCCAAGCATGATTTGAAGGACAAGAGCCAGCTTCTTTACTTAGTAAGGAAATTTCCAGAGGGCATTGCTGTCATTGATCTTAAGGACGCTTATCCAACTGTGATGGAAGACTTGCAG GCATTGAAAGCTGCTGGTCAGATTTGGCTGCTATCAAACTTTGATTCACAGGAAGACATTGCCTACCCAAATGACCCCAGGGTACCCATCAAGGTGGATGATGACCTTAAACTGCTGTTTCGGGGGATTGAATTGCCTCGTGATATGATTGACATTGAAAGGGATCTCCAGAAGAATGGGATGAAGCCTGCCACCAACACTGCTCAGAGGAGAGCCAGGTCAGAGGTTCAAGGCATGTCCTCCAAGCCCaagccaaagaagaagaagcacgAGATCACCAAGAGGACAAAGCTGACCAATGCCCATCTTCCAGAGCTTTTCCGGAACCTTACTGACAATAAATCTTGA
- the LOC115971940 gene encoding uncharacterized protein LOC115971940 isoform X5 gives MLIQAPTPSPTSTFLIHQPLFPRSASLNVSRVNGVMNTWSSRRELSRRMVVSAADDQSNSTANSERKRKVVEHICLLKTKENLTDEEEKDMLDYLYTTQYQMRGIVAISLGRISEENLENYTHAVYMRFQIKEDLAKFYENPFYLGVLKKHVMPYCHGLINVDYEAEVEDDILPIFRKGEEFNYGVEFVLLISFVDNAFGVPVQHALASLARLTHGFPSLIVQSTQVEAFEIFVGSSEYKEG, from the exons ATGCTGATTCAAGCTCCAACCCCGTCTCCCACTTCCACTTTTCTCATCCACCAACCATTATTCCCGCGCTCCGCTTCTTTAAACG TTTCTCGAGTGAATGGAGTGATGAACACGTGGTCTTCAAGGCGGGAACTGAGTCGGCGAATGGTGGTTTCCGCTGCGGACGACCAAAGTAACTCAACCGCCAATTCGGAGCGGAAAAG AAAAGTTGTGGAACATATATGTCTGCTCAAAACCAAGGAGAATTTAACTGATGAGGAAGAGAAGGATATGTTGGATTATCTTTATACAACCCAATATCAAATGAGAGGCATTGTTGCAATATCATTAG GACGTATCTCagaagaaaatcttgaaaattacACCCATGCTGTCTACATGCGTttccaaataaaagaagatCTTGCAAAGTTTTATGAGAACCCTTTCTACTTGGGAGTTCTCAAAAAGCATGTTATGCCTTACTGTCAT GGTCTAATCAATGTGGATTACGAAGCTGAAGTAGAAGATGATATCCTTCCCATCTTTAGGAAAGGAGAG GAGTTCAATTATGGTGTAGAGTTTGTGCTTTTGATTTCATTTGTTGATAATGCATTTGGTGTACCCGTACAACATGCATTGGCTTCTCTGGCAAGGCTGACACATGGATTTCCGTCATTAATTGTCCAATCTACTCAAG TCGAGGCCTTTGAGATATTTGTGGGCAGCTCAGAATACAAAGAA GGCTGA